The following are encoded together in the Phaseolus vulgaris cultivar G19833 chromosome 9, P. vulgaris v2.0, whole genome shotgun sequence genome:
- the LOC137821857 gene encoding protein ELF4-LIKE 3-like: protein MEGDTFSGLGDGAQIDAKIMQTFHKSFVQVQTIFDQNRLLINEINQNHESKVPDNLTRNVGLIRELNNNIRRVYDLYADLSSSFTKSMEVTSEGDSSGGVKSDGKAGHKRHRPV from the coding sequence ATGGAGGGTGACACATTCTCTGGCCTTGGCGATGGTGCTCAGATTGATGCCAAGATCATGCAGACATTTCATAAGAGCTTTGTTCAAGTCCAGACCATTTTTGACCAGAACAGGCTACTCATCAATGAGATAAACCAGAACCATGAGTCTAAGGTCCCTGATAACCTCACCAGGAATGTAGGTCTCATCAGGGAGCTCAACAATAATATCAGAAGAGTGTATGACTTGTATGCTGATCTTTCAAGTTCCTTTACCAAATCCATGGAAGTTACTTCAGAGGGGGATTCGAGTGGTGGTGTGAAATCAGATGGGAAGGCAGGCCACAAGAGACACAGACCTGTGTAG